A stretch of DNA from Desulfuromonadales bacterium:
AGCGTGGCCAGCGAGGTCGGGATGAAGAGACCACCCTGGTGTTGCGCCATCAGCGGCAGAAAATCGGCAAAGATGAAGGAGGCAGCGGTGACCAGCGCCCCGAGGATAAGCGTCGGGACATAGCCGATCAGCGGTTCGACCTCACGCCGGATCCGCACCTCGCGGATGGCGCGCAGCAGCAGCCAGGGGATGAATATCCCTTTCAACAGCAGAGCGCCCGTCGCCAGTACCAGGGTATGGGCGGAGAACCCGTGAGCGGTGATCGGCAGCAGGGCGAGCAGCGCCCCCTGCAGGGCCACGGCGCGGATGCAGGCCGCCAGCCGGGAGCTGCCGAGGGTGAAGAAATTCAGCAGGATGACCAGCAGCAGGCACAGATTGCTCAGACCGTACATAGAGTTTCTATCTCCAGGGTAACGTCCCGGCTTCCGGCTCTCGGCTTCTGTCTTCAGCCCCC
This window harbors:
- a CDS encoding hydrogenase, encoding MYGLSNLCLLLVILLNFFTLGSSRLAACIRAVALQGALLALLPITAHGFSAHTLVLATGALLLKGIFIPWLLLRAIREVRIRREVEPLIGYVPTLILGALVTAASFIFADFLPLMAQHQGGLFIPTSLATLFAGFLLLMTRRKAITQVLGYLMLENGIFIFGILLSEAMPMMVEAGVLLDLLVGVFVMGIVMNQINREFSTLNTERLSALKE